The Primulina tabacum isolate GXHZ01 chromosome 7, ASM2559414v2, whole genome shotgun sequence genome includes a window with the following:
- the LOC142551899 gene encoding protein FAR1-RELATED SEQUENCE 9-like: MHDSINKQINMGAGVRYVFNYMKRMQDANPSFFHAFQGDSGNVFWTDAAFLANYTNFGDTVRIDTSYRANRMKLPFVTFTGINHHAQPVLFGCGLLLNESENTFIWLLQIWLQAMSGRSPVSVTTDLDQLVQMAVAQVLPEARHRFCRWSLFSQTHEKLAHVCQTNPTFDIEFKNCINGASTVEEFESCWATILDRYFLMDNEWLQSVYRIRDQWIPVYVREVFFGELSPGEHNGGTSLFFDGFVSNTTSTIQLLIKQYEKAISSWQEKELKEDFDTSNAAPVLKTPSPMEKQAANLYTRRIFIKFQEELVETLANPATMIDGSTTVTSYRVAKFGEELKAHTVRFNAFEMKATCTCRMFEFSGIICRHVLSVFRTKNVLTLPSGYILKRWTKNAKIDGDLSASDSATMLPNYDRESVTARRNNLYQEAMKYVEEGAKSIHSFNMAMSALQEASKRVAAVKSKNTAAMQDTSAADGGNLEMRAIENQSAAPLSKEEKEKKIQELTAELECANQKSEVYRKILLALFKDMEDQKLTLSVKVQNARLTLKE, from the exons ATGCATGACAGTATCAACAAGCAGATAAATATGGGGGCTGGGGTTcgatatgtgtttaattatatGAAAAGAATGCAGGATGCGAATCCGTCTTTTTTTCATGCATTTCAGGGTGATAGTGGAAATGTTTTTTGGACTGATGCAGCTTTCCTAGCAAATTATACCAATTTCGGGGACACAGTCAGAATCGATACATCATACAGGGCCAACCGCATGAAGTTGCCGTTTGTCACTTTCACTGGCATAAATCATCATGCTCAACCTGTTCTATTTGGTTGTGGGTTGCTTCTGAATGAGTCTGAAAACACATTTATTTGGCTCCTTCAAATATGGCTGCAAGCAATGTCTGGCCGCAGCCCTGTTTCAGTCACGACCGACCTCGATCAACTAGTACAGATGGCTGTGGCACAAGTTCTTCCAGAGGCACGCCATCGATTTTGTAGATGGAGCTTATTCAGTCAGACACACGAGAAGTTAGCTCATGTATGTCAAACAAATCCTACTTTTGATATCGAGTTCAAGAACTGCATCAATGGAGCCAGCACAGTTGAGGAGTTTGAGTCCTGTTGGGCGACCATCCTGGACAGATACTTCCTTATGGATAACGAATGGCTTCAGTCTGTGTACAGGATTCGTGATCAGTGGATCCCTGTTTATGTGAGAGAGGTGTTTTTTGGGGAATTGTCCCCAGGGGAGCACAACGGTGGCACAAGTTTGTTCTTTGATGGGTTTGTGAGTAACACCACTAGCACTATACAGCTGTTAATCAAACAGTATGAAAAAGCCATCTCAAGTTGGCAAGAGAAGGAATTGAAAGAGGATTTTGATACTTCTAACGCTGCACCAGTTTTGAAGACACCATCCCCCATGGAAAAACAGGCGGCTAATCTTTATACCAGGAGGATATTCATTAAATTTCAAGAGGAGTTGGTGGAGACTCTTGCTAATCCTGCTACTATGATTGATGGCTCTACTACAGTGACATCTTATAGGGTAGCCAAATTTGGTGAAGAGCTCAAAGCTCACACAGTTAGATTCAATGCATTTGAAATGAAAGCTACCTGTACCTGTCGAATGTTTGAATTTTCTGGTATCATTTGTAGGCATGTACTGTCAGTATTCAGAACAAAAAATGTTCTTACACTCCCTTCTGGTTATATACTGAAACGTTGGACAAAAAATGCAAAGATAGATGGTGATTTATCCGCTAGTGATAGTGCGACAATGTTGCCTAACTATGACCGAGAGTCTGTAACTGCTCGACGAAATAATTTATACCAAGAGGCTATGAAATATGTTGAAGAAGGTGCAAAATCTATACATAGTTTTAACATGGCGATGAGTGCTCTACAAGAAGCTTCAAAAAGAGTCGCTGCTGTCAAAAGTAAAAATACCGCAGCCATGCAGGACACCAGTGCAGCAGATGGAGGGAATCTGGAGATGCGTGCCATTGAGAATCAATCTGCAGCACCTTTATCCAAG GAAGAGAAGgagaaaaaaattcaagaattgaCCGCTGAACTGGAGTGCGCAAATCAAAAGTCTGAAGTGTATCGTAAGATCCTACTTGCGCTTTTTAAAGACATGGAAGACCAGAAGCTAACGCTCTCAGTTAAAGTCCAAAATGCACGGCTCACATTAAAAGAGTAA
- the LOC142551900 gene encoding FCS-Like Zinc finger 13-like translates to MFEIEWKIKKRLSVSFSFLNLTEHCGSTKQTNAYRSPRNFKEPNGAVGLGILAALEQQDDEDPIFRNVVLAISPKSLKYPIRVRGNENFSKNNEVSVKLSVEEMELCEEYTCVISHDGENLTRKREYFYADSVGNNDGFHGVSAVDGNGGGFGVVSDSSVDFGSEMTTFWTSDFLTSCFLCKKLLHGLDIFMYRGEEAFCCAECRCKQISIDEQKEKCHAEARKPVDCSASACSGALQFIAGVAAA, encoded by the exons atgtttgaaatagAATGGAAAATAAAGAAGAGGCTATCGGTAAGTTTCTCCTTTCTGAACCTCACTGAACACTGCGGCTCCACAAAACAGACCAATGCCTATAGATCTCCCAGGAACTTCAAGGAACCAAACGGCGCCGTGGGACTTGGTATTCTTGCAGCCCTTGAACAGCAAGATGATGAAGATCCGATCTTTAGGAATGTGGTTCTTGCAATCTCCCCAAAATCATTAAAATATCCAATACGAGTACGTGGAAATGAAAATTTCTCGAAAAACAATGAGGTTAGTGTGAAGCTTAGCGTGGAGGAAATGGAGTTGTGTGAGGAGTACACTTGCGTGATATCCCATGACGGTGAGAATCTGACAAGGAAGAGGGAATATTTTTATGCTGATTCTGTGGGAAATAATGATGGGTTTCACGGGGTTTCTGCTGTTGATGGAAATGGTGGTGGTTTTGGGGTAGTCTCTGATTCTTCAGTCGATTTTGGAAGTGAAATGACCACCTTTTGGACCTCAGATTTTCTAACTTCTTGCTTTCTTTGTAAGAAGTTGCTTCACGGCTTGGATATTTTTATGTACAG AGGGGAGGAGGCATTCTGTTGCGCAGAGTGTCGTTGCAAGCAAATCTCGATTGATGAACAGAAAGAGAAGTGTCACGCAGAGGCGAGGAAACCCGTAGATTGCTCTGCTTCTGCTTGCTCGGGTGCATTGCAGTTCATTGCTGGTGTTGCTGCAGCTTGA
- the LOC142551901 gene encoding LOW QUALITY PROTEIN: U-box domain-containing protein 52-like (The sequence of the model RefSeq protein was modified relative to this genomic sequence to represent the inferred CDS: inserted 1 base in 1 codon), with protein MVVVAIDKDKGSQGALKWAVDHLLSKGKTVTLLHVKLKQPASVGSFSGNEDASKVSKVNVPIDGQTKELFFPFRCFCTRKNIRVNEEVVEDTDVARALIDYVKNNLIEDLVVGSTVKNGFMRRFKIVDIPGNVSNGAPEFCNVYVISKGKISSVRSASLTVPKESPYQLQNQVNPQSGSTDAHFMQSNKTRGNTADKSLPLASKTTMDEIDTIKSPFTRGNASNRSNGDFVMLDTDLSYVSSGRPSTERMIHTLDHDMSTNSRLSNSSDAENRSSFGSSFSNTMSSDANYSFGIFSSSSQESXNYSWSGSQTLDDVEAEMARLKMELKQTMDMYSTACKEALCAKQKALELNRWKMEEQQKLGEARLAEEAALAMAEKEKEKCRAAIERAETAQKIAELEAHKRMNAEMKAVKEAEEKKKMLQKLAHGDARYRKYTIEEIEAATDYFSQTRKIGEGGYGPVYKCYLDHTPVAIKVLRPDAAQGRSQFQQEVEVLSCIRHPNMVLLLGACSEYGCLVYEYMANGSLDDCLFRRGNNPVLSWQLRFRIAAEIGTSLLFLHQTKPEPLVHRDLKPGNILLDSNFVSKISDVGLARLVPPSVADNATQYLMTSTAGTFCYIDPEYQQTGMLGIKSDVYSFGVMLLQIITAKSPMGLTHHIERAIERGTFADMLDPAVTDWPLEEAKIFAKLALKCTELRRKDRPDLGTVVLPELKRLRAFAEESMSSIAQITSPKTSPNHRQSQSQVSGYQILSSSSSNKK; from the exons ATGGTGGTAGTTGCCATAGACAAGGACAAAGGAAGCCAAGGTGCATTGAAATGGGCAGTCGATCATCTCTTGTCCAAAGGGAAAACTGTAACCCTGCTCCATGTCAAGCTCAAGCAGCCTGCCTCAG TGGGAAGTTTCTCAGGGAACGAGGATGCTTCAAAAGTATCAAAGGTTAACGTGCCGATTGATGGCCAAACCAAGGAGCTCTTCTTTCCTTTTCGTTGCTTCTGCACCCGCAAGAAT ATACGAGTCAATGAAGAAGTAGTAGAAGACACCGACGTAGCCAGAGCCCTCATCGATTATGTAAAGAACAACTTGATTGAGGATTTGGTTGTCGGCTCCACGGTTAAGAATGGCTTCATGAG AAGATTCAAGATTGTTGATATCCCAGGCAATGTGTCCAACGGGGCGCCTGAATTTTGCAACGTTTATGTCATTTCCAAGGGGAAGATATCATCGGTCAGGTCTGCCTCCCTTACCGTCCCAAAAGAATCTCCATATCAATTGCAGAATCAAGTTAATCCACAATCTGGTTCAACTGACGCACATTTCATGCAAAGTAACAAAACACGAG GAAATACAGCCGACAAATCGCTGCCATTGGCATCTAAGACAACAATGGATGAGATAGACACGATCAA GTCACCATTTACCAGAGGAAATGCTTCAAACAGATCTAATGGAGATTTTGTTATGCTTGATACGGACCTATCATATGTGAGCTCTGGCAGGCCAAGCACCGAGCGCATGATTCACACACTAGATCATGATATGTCTACGAACTCTCGTCTGTCAAACAGCTCAGACGCAGAAAACCGATCGAGTTTTGGATCTTCATTCTCTAATACCATGTCATCAGATGCAAATTACAGCTTCGGAATCTTCTCATCGAGCTCACAAGAAA GAAATTATTCATGGTCTGGATCCCAGACCCTG GATGATGTAGAGGCAGAGATGGCCAGGCTGAAGATGGAACTCAAACAGACAATGGATATGTACAGCACAGCCTGCAAGGAAGCTCTTTGTGCAAAACAGAAA GCACTGGAACTTAACCGCTGGAAAATGGAAGAACAACAGAAACTAGGAGAGGCCCGACTAGCAGAGGAAGCAGCATTGGCGATGGCAGAGAAGGAAAAAGAGAAGTGCAGGGCAGCAATTGAGAGAGCTGAAACAGCTCAAAAAATAGCTGAACTTGAAGCACACAAAAGAATGAATGCTGAAATGAAAGCAGTCAAAGAAGcagaggagaagaagaaaatGCTGCAAAAGTTAGCACATGGTGATGCTCGATATCGGAAATACACAATTGAGGAGATTGAGGCAGCCACCGATTACTTCTCACAAACTCGTAAAATAGGGGAAGGTGGGTACGGTCCAGTGTACAAGTGTTACCTGGATCATACGCCGGTGGCCATAAAAGTTCTTCGTCCAGATGCAGCACAAGGAAGATCGCAGTTTCAGCAAGAG GTTGAAGTTCTGAGTTGCATCCGACATCCCAACATGGTTCTCCTCCTTGGAGCATGCTCTGAGTATGGCTGCTTAGTCTATGAATACATGGCTAACGGTAGTTTGGACGACTGTCTCTTCAGGCGAGGAAACAATCCAGTGCTTTCTTGGCAACTGAGATTCCGAATAGCAGCAGAAATCGGCACTAGCCTCCTTTTCCTCCACCAGACCAAGCCAGAGCCACTAGTACATAGAGACCTGAAACCAGGAAACATTTTGCTAGACAGTAACTTCGTAAGCAAGATCAGTGATGTTGGCTTGGCAAGGCTTGTTCCTCCATCCGTAGCTGACAATGCCACACAATATCTCATGACTTCAACAGCTGGAACTTTTTGCTACATAGATCCTGAATATCAGCAAACTGGCATGCTCGGAATAAAGTCTGACGTGTACTCATTTGGAGTAATGCTTCTTCAAATAATAACTGCCAAATCCCCAATGGGTTTGACTCATCACATTGAAAGGGCCATTGAAAGGGGAACTTTTGCTGACATGCTTGACCCAGCAGTTACTGATTGGCCATTAGAAGAGGCCAAGATTTTTGCAAAGCTAGCCCTTAAGTGCACAGAATTGAGGCGTAAAGATAGGCCAGATCTTGGAACTGTGGTTTTGCCCGAGCTTAAGAGGTTAAGAGCTTTTGCTGAAGAAAGTATGTCTAGCATTGCACAAATTACTAGTCCAAAGACCTCACCAAATCACAGACAGTCTCAATCTCAA GTCAGTGGATATCAAATACTTTCCTCCAGTTccagtaataaaaaataa
- the LOC142551902 gene encoding pollen receptor-like kinase 1, with protein sequence MSVKQIFLSPGSRIKVLVFIVFLNFITSSAVSDAEILVKFKQSLKNADALSSWDENKSPCNGDHEIWNGVLCEQGTVWGLKLENMGLKGVIDVQALAQMTNLRTISFMNNKFDGSLPDLHKITAIKTIYLSYNQFSGEIPQNAFTGMSSLKKIYLANNKLSGSIPESLTALPRLKELMLENNEFVGLIPPFPQDRLKVFNVSNNKLEGEIPSSLGGIDASAFNGNKDLCGAPLKACSAPSKLSIGTKVIVAVLVVVAIAALVVVVIILHRRKKSPQQADESTVSTNLNRMEQGQANANSSSPDHIGQAKKTEQGTKLTFLKEDGEKFDMPDLLKASAEILGSGVFGSTYKTSLNGGKMMVVKRFRHMNNVSKEEFNEHMRRLGRLNHENLLPIVAFYYRKEEKLLVSDYAENISLSVHLHGNKSRGVPCPDWPTRLKIVKGIAKGLAYLYNELPCLTAPHGHLKSSNVLLDATFNPLLSDYGFIPIVNQEHAQEHMVAYKSPEYKHTGRITKKTDVWSFGILVLEVLTGRFPSNFLQQGNGTDTDLAAWVDSVVRDEGNLELVLDRDMTGSGNSEGEMIKMLRIGLSCCEVDVERRPEFKEVAAMVQEIKEKDDEFYSSYASEGDTRSSKGLSDAFVHVTFK encoded by the exons ATGTCTGTGAAACAAATCTTTCTCTCGCCGGGCTCACGTATAAAAGTTTTGGTTTTCATCGtcttcttgaattttatcacgTCATCCGCGGTGTCGGATGCTGAAATCTTGGTCAAATTCAAGCAATCTCTCAAGAATGCCGACGCATTATCTAGCTGGGACGAGAACAAGTCTCCATGCAATGGGGATCACGAGATCTGGAATGGGGTTCTGTGCGAGCAGGGAACTGTCTGGGGACTCAAACTCGAGAATATGGGATTAAAGGGTGTCATTGATGTGCAAGCCCTTGCACAAATGACAAACTTGAGAACTATAAGCTTTATGAACAACAAGTTTGATGGATCTTTGCCGGACCTACATAAAATTACGGCTATTAAAACTATTTACTTGTCATATAACCAATTCTCCGGGGAGATTCCGCAAAACGCTTTCACTGGGATGTCCTCATTGAAGAAGATTTATCTGGCCAACAATAAGTTGTCGGGATCGATCCCGGAATCTTTGACTGCATTGCCTAGGCTCAAAGAGTTGATGCTGGAAAATAATGAATTTGTAGGGTTGATACCTCCTTTTCCACAAGACAGGTTGAAGGTTTTCAATGTGTCCAACAATAAGTTGGAGGGAGAGATCCCTAGTAGTCTTGGCGGCATCGATGCTTCGGCCTTCAATG GCAACAAAGATCTATGCGGGGCGCCTCTAAAGGCATGTTCAGCCCCGAGCAAACTCTCCATCGGGACAAAAGTCATCGTCGCCGTGCTGGTGGTGGTGGCCATAGCTGCCTTAGTCGTTGTAGTCATCATACTCCACCGACGCAAGAAATCACCGCAGCAAGCAGACGAATCCACCGTCTCCACCAATTTAAATAGAATGGAACAAGGCCAAGCTAATGCAAACTCATCTTCCCCAGATCACATCGGTCAAGCCAAGAAAACCGAGCAAGGCACAAAACTTACTTTCTTGAAAGAAGACGGGGAGAAGTTCGACATGCCGGATCTGCTGAAAGCCTCAGCGGAGATTCTGGGCAGCGGTGTGTTCGGATCCACGTACAAGACCAGCCTGAATGGAGGGAAGATGATGGTTGTGAAGAGATTCAGACACATGAATAACGTCAGCAAAGAGGAGTTTAATGAGCATATGAGGAGATTGGGGAGATTGAATCATGAGAATTTGCTTCCCATCGTGGCTTTCTATTATAGGAAAGAGGAGAAGCTTTTGGTCTCAGATTATGCGGAGAATATCAGCCTTTCTGTTCACCTTCATG GAAATAAATCTCGTGGGGTCCCATGCCCCGACTGGCCGACTCGTCTAAAAATAGTGAAAGGAATCGCCAAAGGCCTCGCGTATCTCTACAACGAACTCCCATGCTTAACAGCACCGCACGGCCATCTCAAATCCTCCAACGTACTCCTGGACGCCACCTTCAATCCCCTCCTCAGCGACTACGGATTCATCCCCATCGTCAACCAAGAACACGCccaagaacacatggtcgcctACAAATCCCCCGAGTACAAGCACACGGGCCGGATCACCAAGAAAACCGACGTCTGGAGTTTTGGAATCCTCGTCCTGGAGGTCCTCACGGGCCGGTTCCCTTCGAACTTCCTGCAACAAGGAAACGGCACGGATACGGATTTGGCGGCGTGGGTAGACTCCGTGGTGAGGGACGAGGGCAATCTTGAGCTGGTCTTGGATAGAGACATGACGGGGAGCGGCAACTCTGAGGGGGAAATGATTAAGATGTTGAGGATAGGGCTGAGCTGCTGCGAGGTGGACGTGGAGAGGAGGCCTGAGTTCAAGGAAGTTGCGGCCATGGTTCAGGAGATTAAGGAAAAAGACGACGAGTTCTATTCATCGTACGCGAGTGAAGGTGATACGAGAAGTTCCAAGGGGTTGTCCGATGCTTTCGTTCATGTTACTTTTAAATGA